In Plodia interpunctella isolate USDA-ARS_2022_Savannah chromosome 4, ilPloInte3.2, whole genome shotgun sequence, the sequence TATAGACAACAACGATGCTGCTAGTATTACAAAGACAACTCCTTGTCATCATGACAGCAATTGTCACAGCCATATGCCTAGTTTAAAACTGCCAGTTATTCAAATACCTAAGTTCGACGGTGCATACTCTAAGTGGTTGGAGTTCAAGGAAACATTTGTCTCACTCGTTCACAATAACGACAAAATTGAGAATGTTCATAAGTTTTACTATTTGAATTCGTACTTAGAGGGCGAAGCCGCTAGAGTAATGGcaaattttgaagtttcaaACCAAAATTATTCTCAAGCTTGGAAACTTTTATGCGAACGATTTGACAATAAACGCCAATTAATAAACAACCACTTAaagtctttatttaatttcgaatCTGTGCGAGAGACCGATAAGTCGCTTGGATTTGTAATTGACCATGTGACCAAAAACTTACGCGCGCTCAGCACGCTGGGTTTGCCTACTACACAGTGGGATGTTTTGGTAATTTATATCGTATCGTCAAAGTTAGATACCAGTACTCTTTACAAATGGGAGGAGAAACGAAATACTCTAGGCGACATACCAACTCTCGAcgacttttttagttttttgaaGGGCCGAGCTGACGTTTTAGAAACCGTCAACCGTCATAAGTATGAAAAAGACAAGGGGAAGCAAGGCTCATCGAATTCCAAACCTTCCACTTATAAATCGTTTGTGTCTATCAAGGAGAATTCGCCTAATTCTTTTTCCTGCATTTTGTGCAAATCAAAACATCGCCTTTACGAGTGCAATTCTTTCAAGTCGAAGACTCCAGATGAGAGGTTGTCTATCGTTGAcactaataaattatgtcaCAATTGTTTGCGAAGTGGTCACGCCGCTGATCGTTGTCCTTTATTAGGGTCTTGTCGTCATTGCAAGAAACGTCATAATAGTTTGCTGCACAAATCGAATGAAAGTTCTAATAACTCTATATCAATGGCAGTAATGTCATCTTCTGAAATTCTTCTCTCTACTGCAAGGGTTAGAATTACTAATCCAGTCACTAACGACGCGATCATAGTGCGAGCTTTACTAGATAGCGGAAGTCAATCTTCGTTTGTCACAGAAAACGTTAGACTTCAGTTGAACTTGACACCCCTACCGACTAACACTAATATCGTAGGAATTGGTGATACAccactaaaattaaatacagagCGCTGTGTGCTCACTATGTATTCACAATCTAGCCAATATGAGACCTCAATGTCTTGCCTTGTTCTACCTACTATTTCAGGCAACATTCCAAAAATGGCTTTTGACATAAGTCAACTCAATTTATCTCAGTTTCAATTGGCTGATCCCAGCTTCAATGAACCATCTCCTATAGATATGCTAATTGGTGCAGACCTGTTCTGGGAAATTATAGGCTCCAAACAGCATAAACTAAATTCTGGATTACTTCGTTTACACGAATCTAAATTGGGATGGCTCGTCGCGGGTCCCATGCAACCTATTCCTATTCCTACTAAAGAAAGCGCCACGCCTAGCTATAAGCCTATTATGTGTAACTTTCTACTAAAGGAAACTAATTTGAATAGTCTAAATGATGAACTCTCCAAATTTTGGGAGCTTGAGAGCTTCCCTAAATCCAATTCTCTCACTATAGAAGAGAAACTATgcgaaaaacattttgtttctaATACGACTCGCACTAGTGAGGGTCGTTTCTGCGTCACTCTACCCCTTCGTGACAGCCCTAGCTTATTAGGCGATTCACGCAGTCTAGCTCTAAAAAGATTCTTCAATCTGGAGGCTCGCTTTAGGAAGCAACCAGCTTTGAAGGCTCTCTATGTCGAATTTATAAATGAGTATAAAAATCTCAATCATCTATCTGAATATTCAGAGCCTAattctaaaaatgtttattatctgCCACACCATCCTGTTTTTCGAGAGCAGAGCGAGTCAACAAAACTTCGCGTTGTATTTGATGCTTCCGCACGCTCTTCTTCTGGTGTGTCCGTCAATGACCTACAAATGGTAGGCCCAACAGTCCAAAATCCTCTTTTCAATATTCTAGTTCGTTTCCGACAACATAAGTATGTTCTAACTGGAGACATCGAAAAAATGTTTCGACAGGTTCTAGTCAACGAGTCAGACCGCGATTTGCAACTCATTTTGTGGCGGGATGACGAAAGTAAGCCCATAAGAACATTGAGATTGGACACAGTCACTTATGGCTTTGCAAGCGCTAGTTTTTTGACAACACGTTGTCTCTGGCAGGTCGGTGAAGAATGTAGCGATTCTATTGTAAAAACAATCATTCAAAATGATTTGTACTGTGATGATATTCTTACAGGTGCTGATACTCCAGATCAGCTACGTTATATTCGGAACTCGATCTCCAGTGAATTTGCAAAAGGTTGTTTTCGCTTGCGCAAGTATAGGTCTAACTTGCCCGAGTTGTTGTCAGACTCTCTCAGTCAAGAAGAAGGAGAACTTACCATTAGCAATGCCACAAGTACATTAGGTATTGGTTGGCTTCCTTCTACCGATGAGTTTAACTTTCCACACGTACTAGAGCCCGAGGATAATATTACTAAGCGAAAAATATTGTCTTCAACCTTTAAGGTGTTTGACCCTCTTGGGTTACTTTCACATTGGACTATAAAGGCCAAAATTCTACTTCAAGAGTTGTGGAGTCATAAAATTGACTGGGATGAACGTGTACCCCCTGAAATCGAGTCTGCATGGTTAATTTTTGCACAGGGTTCGTCTAAGCTTTCATCTTTACATATTCCCAGGTACGTTTTATTAGATAATCCTACAACTGTTGAAGTGCATTGTTTTTGTGATGCCTCACAGCGCGCCTATGGTTGTTGTATCTATTTGAGATCTTCTAATGCCGAGGGTAAAGTCGTTACAAATCTATTATGCGCTAAATCGCGTGTAGCTCCACTTAAATCCACGACAATACCACGTTTAGAGCTATCGGCCGCAGTACTGGGTTCAGAACTCACCGCTACAATTACTGAGGCTCTACGGTGCTCTATAACCCGTCATGTATATTGGACGGATTCAACCATTGTGTTAGGGTggttaaattgtaaatctaaaCTGAAAACTTTTGTAGCTAATAGAATAGCTACAATTCAAGAACTAACAGATCCCAAATCGTGGCGTTATGTGCCCACCAATCAAAATCCAGCTGATCTTGTGTCTCGTGGAGTAGACTCCGATCGAGTCAATGACCCTATATGGTGGAAGGGTCCATGTTTCCTTAGAGAACTTGAGACAGCCTGGCCTACTTTCGATGATAATGTAGAGACTAATTTGCCTGAGTTAAAGACTCACCCTGTCTTTGTGGGGGAGGCTGCGTCTTCCTCGCAAGATAGCGATATAATTCcatttagtaatttttcaagtttttccAAGCTTCAAAGAATCGTAGGGTTCATGCTAaggtttataaataattgtaaaacacTTATGCCTAAACTTTCAGGTCCACTTCAAGTTGATGAGTTAAAAAATGCTCACAATTGTCTAATAAAATTAGCACAGAAAGATTCTTTCTCCAAAGAGCTGAACTTAATTAAGAACGGCAAGTCTTTAAAGCCCACTCTTTTGATTTCTCTTGATCCATTCTTGGATAAAGACGGCATCATCCGTGTAGGAGGTCGACTTAGC encodes:
- the LOC128669128 gene encoding uncharacterized protein LOC128669128, with product MTEEEAKKKYNELIRKRGSIKGRLTKFKNSLDILLSLETMSEFEISKLVMRLSKFEALFVDFDELQVQLESLCDDAQQAVELESRDIIEQEFYHCILTAQNLIKANIDNNDAASITKTTPCHHDSNCHSHMPSLKLPVIQIPKFDGAYSKWLEFKETFVSLVHNNDKIENVHKFYYLNSYLEGEAARVMANFEVSNQNYSQAWKLLCERFDNKRQLINNHLKSLFNFESVRETDKSLGFVIDHVTKNLRALSTLGLPTTQWDVLVIYIVSSKLDTSTLYKWEEKRNTLGDIPTLDDFFSFLKGRADVLETVNRHKYEKDKGKQGSSNSKPSTYKSFVSIKENSPNSFSCILCKSKHRLYECNSFKSKTPDERLSIVDTNKLCHNCLRSGHAADRCPLLGSCRHCKKRHNSLLHKSNESSNNSISMAVMSSSEILLSTARVRITNPVTNDAIIVRALLDSGSQSSFVTENVRLQLNLTPLPTNTNIVGIGDTPLKLNTERCVLTMYSQSSQYETSMSCLVLPTISGNIPKMAFDISQLNLSQFQLADPSFNEPSPIDMLIGADLFWEIIGSKQHKLNSGLLRLHESKLGWLVAGPMQPIPIPTKESATPSYKPIMCNFLLKETNLNSLNDELSKFWELESFPKSNSLTIEEKLCEKHFVSNTTRTSEGRFCVTLPLRDSPSLLGDSRSLALKRFFNLEARFRKQPALKALYVEFINEYKNLNHLSEYSEPNSKNVYYLPHHPVFREQSESTKLRVVFDASARSSSGVSVNDLQMVGPTVQNPLFNILVRFRQHKYVLTGDIEKMFRQVLVNESDRDLQLILWRDDESKPIRTLRLDTVTYGFASASFLTTRCLWQVGEECSDSIVKTIIQNDLYCDDILTGADTPDQLRYIRNSISSEFAKGCFRLRKYRSNLPELLSDSLSQEEGELTISNATSTLGIGWLPSTDEFNFPHVLEPEDNITKRKILSSTFKVFDPLGLLSHWTIKAKILLQELWSHKIDWDERVPPEIESAWLIFAQGSSKLSSLHIPRYVLLDNPTTVEVHCFCDASQRAYGCCIYLRSSNAEGKVVTNLLCAKSRVAPLKSTTIPRLELSAAVLGSELTATITEALRCSITRHVYWTDSTIVLGWLNCKSKLKTFVANRIATIQELTDPKSWRYVPTNQNPADLVSRGVDSDRVNDPIWWKGPCFLRELETAWPTFDDNVETNLPELKTHPVFVGEAASSSQDSDIIPFSNFSSFSKLQRIVGFMLRFINNCKTLMPKLSGPLQVDELKNAHNCLIKLAQKDSFSKELNLIKNGKSLKPTLLISLDPFLDKDGIIRVGGRLSSSMYSFDKKHPIVLKGDHELTKLLFRQEHYRLLHAGPQLLLASMRERYWPIGGRNVARRTSRECVVCRRIKGTTLTNIMGNLPVERVHPNYPFCTTGTDFAGPFYIADRKGRGAKIVKCYLCIFVCFCFKCVHLEAVSDLTMDAFILTLKRFIARRGKPNIIFCDNGRNFVAASKEINMFLKSKSNATGLVDFAAREGIEFRMSPAYAPNFGSLFEAGVKSAKFHLNRVLKNTHLTFEELLSLFAQVEAILNSRPLCPLSPSPNDFCTLTPGHFLIGRPLTSFPSPCLEDRTTNLDRYQRIEQARQHFWRRWTTEYVGELQQRTKWKVRCKELCLNDLVVIKDDVAPPLCWRLGRIAKLYPGPDGVPRVADIATSRGTVKRAINKICVLSNSDNT